CAGATACACCAGAGACGTCGCGGCCCAAGCGGCGGAAGTCTTTGTAGAGAAGGTTTTCGTGAAGACACTGCACGCTGCAGCTGTGGTCGTCGGAGAGGATTGCCGGTTCGGCCAGGGACGCGCCGGAAACATTGAGACGTTGCGCGCCGCTGGGCTCAGATGGAGCTTCGACGTATCTGTCTTGGGCGATCGTACCGCAGGGGGAACCGAGGGCAGGCGCTACTCCTCGACTTGGGTGCGCGAAGTACTTTCATCTGGAGACGTAGGCATCGCTGAGCAAATCCTCGGACGACCCCACAGAATCAGAATGGAGGTGACTCGGGCTGCGGGTTCGTGGAGAACGAAAGCCCGCGCCGTGCAAGGAATGTTGCCCGCCTCCGGTGATTATGCCGGGTGGGCCCGTGTCGGCTCAGGCGAACGAATCCCCGCAATCATCCGTATCCCCCGCAGGGCCTCGCTCGCCACCGATATTACTGTTGAGCTGCAGATGCCGGCAGACCGATACGCTGAAAAGTCACCCGGCATGTCGAGGAAGATTTCCTTTGACTTTTCGTCGACATCTTGAACGCGTCCCATGTGCTTCGGCAGGGTCCCGTGCGGCCTCTACAACGCGTGAAGCGCCCATATTTAGGCGACCTGCAGCGGGCCGGGTCAAGTTCAGCTCAGTTGCCTTGACACCGACGTCCGGCGATGTTTTGCCATCGGCAGAAAACCCGGCGCGTGCGTGGCACTATTGCCATGCAATCCGTTGCGCCTAGGGAACCACACGGTGGAAAACGGTGCAAAGCATGAGGGTATTTACCTCGACCAGGCCCAAAATGAAGTAGCGTCTACGAAGTCCAAGCCAATGAGGACTCTGCCTCGGATGTCCCAAATCAACAGTGTCCAAGAATGGCCTGATCCTTCCAACTCGCGTATTTGGCTGAGGAGCATATTCGTAACGCGCCGTTGCCCGTGCTTTTTTAGTCTCAAACGCCCCAAGAGCCGCTAAGCGCCTCTTGCCGGAATTCGGCGGGCGTAAGTCCAAAAGTTTTCCTAAAGGACATTCCGAAATGAGACGCGGTCTTAAAGCCCCATCGGAGCCCAATGGAGGCGGCGGAAACGGCATGGAGAGCGGGATCGCTTAGATCGCGCCGACAGCGTTGCAGCCGCTGATGGCGGACCCAAGACGCAACGGTGAGCCCTTGGGCTTGGAAGATGCCGTGAAGCTGGCGCAGTGAGATGTAATGCGCGGCCGCGATAGTCCTCGGTCCCAGCCCAGGATCTGAGAGATTTTCGTCGATGTAGCTCCTAATTTGCTCCAGCAAGGCCGGAGACGTTGCTTGTGGATATGAAGGGGTGGAAATATCCAATTGCCTTTGGAACATGGTGGTGATGATGTCCAGAGCTCCTTGGGCGGCAAGAATTTTGCTTCTGCCCGAGCTAGTATCCATCAGCTGGTTCATCGTGATGAGCAATGTACCCGCCGCTGGGGCGAATCCGTCCCTTGCTCCTGTACGTGTTGCTGTCAACTGGCCTAACTGCTCCGGCGGAAGGTTGATGAGACGTTGGGGAAACTTCATGCAGAGGTTGCGGTAGTCCGTGCTACTCACCACCGTCGTGGGCCGGGTTGTGTCGAAAAGGGTGAGGTCACCCGGTTGGAGAACAGCGGTGCGGTTGTCCTGCGAGAACTCACCCACCCCTGCAATTTGCAGGCACAAAAGATAATCGGGCCGATCCGTACTGCTGATACTTTCAGCTCCTCGGTGCGCCAGATGCTTGCCGGTGGACATCTCTATGAATTCAATGCCGGCAACTTTCCGATTCCGCAGATAGCCCTGAAACGCTCCGGGGCGTTCCAATTCAACTTCGAAACTCATCAGCGACCGTGATAGCAAGACTCCCCAGTCCTCAATACTCCGAACCGCTGCTTGCGGACTTTGATTCTGGTTCTGGGCGGACGATCGTGAAGCCGAATCCTCGCTTTTCAAATGCGTCTCCTCCTCTGCGGCCTGCAGGGAATGACGGACAGTGCGTCGTTGCACGCCGTTAGTCTTCCAATTTTATGCGTACGAAGAGTGACGGACAGTCGCGCTGACCTTACTGCACGGAATGAACATGCGACCGCACTCTAGAGCGATGCTTTGTGACCCGACTCACCTATAGCTTATTTCGGAAGACGCAAAACGAAAGAAGAAGTCGTGTGATGCCGGGCCTTCCGGATCTAAAGAGCGCTCGTCAAACGTCGATTCCCCCTAGAGCACCAGCAATGAAAGCTGTCACCCGTGCCCAAACTATCGGGTTGACCAGGAAGAGGTAGCTATGAATGATTATGACGTTCCAGTCCTGATAGTGGGCGGCAGCCTTGTCGGCATGACGAGCGCCGCCCTGCTGGGCACCCATGGAATCCCCTCCTTAGTCGTGGAACGCCACCGCAGTTCGGCGATCCATCCCCGTGCCGCCCTAATCCTTCAGCGTTCGATGGAGATTTTGCGGACTGCCGGGCTCGAGGAAATTATCAGTGCCAAATCGGCGGAACAGTTTGACCAGGATGCCGCGATCATGTCCGTGGAGACATTGGCGGGCGAAGAGATCGCGTGGCACTTGCCCAAACTCAATGATGGTGTCCGCGATTTGAGCCCGTGCGAGAGACTTTTTGCCACACAGGTGGCAATCGAGCCGGTGCTGAAGGGCCGGGCACAGGAGCTCGGAGCGCAGACCTTGTTCGGGACGGAATTGGTCAGTTTTGAACAGGACGCCGACGGAGTGACGGCCCTAATCCGGGACCGCGACACCGGAGAGACCTCAACAGTCCGGGCGCGGTACATGCTCGCCGCTGACGGAGCCCACAGCCCAACAAGGGATCGGCTCGGGATCAGCAGGGTGGGACATGGCGTGCTGTCAAAAAGCATCACCATCTACTTCCGCGCGGACGTCAAAGAACTGCTCCGAGGGCGGAACCTGGGAGTTATTATGGTCGTCAATCCAACACTGCAGGGGTTTTTCCGTATCGAGAAGCCGTACAAGTCAGGTTTTCTAGCTGTCCACGGTCTTGGTGATCCGCTAAACCCGAACAGTGA
This genomic interval from Pseudarthrobacter chlorophenolicus A6 contains the following:
- a CDS encoding FMN adenylyltransferase, encoding MKIWNSLEDVPAETGQTVVSLGCFDGVHRGHQLLLARLLNAAETNAAKSVVVTFDPLPAQLLYPETAPLAVMALEDRLAALEVEGVDAVLVIRYTRDVAAQAAEVFVEKVFVKTLHAAAVVVGEDCRFGQGRAGNIETLRAAGLRWSFDVSVLGDRTAGGTEGRRYSSTWVREVLSSGDVGIAEQILGRPHRIRMEVTRAAGSWRTKARAVQGMLPASGDYAGWARVGSGERIPAIIRIPRRASLATDITVELQMPADRYAEKSPGMSRKISFDFSSTS
- a CDS encoding AraC-like ligand-binding domain-containing protein, whose product is MQRRTVRHSLQAAEEETHLKSEDSASRSSAQNQNQSPQAAVRSIEDWGVLLSRSLMSFEVELERPGAFQGYLRNRKVAGIEFIEMSTGKHLAHRGAESISSTDRPDYLLCLQIAGVGEFSQDNRTAVLQPGDLTLFDTTRPTTVVSSTDYRNLCMKFPQRLINLPPEQLGQLTATRTGARDGFAPAAGTLLITMNQLMDTSSGRSKILAAQGALDIITTMFQRQLDISTPSYPQATSPALLEQIRSYIDENLSDPGLGPRTIAAAHYISLRQLHGIFQAQGLTVASWVRHQRLQRCRRDLSDPALHAVSAASIGLRWGFKTASHFGMSFRKTFGLTPAEFRQEALSGSWGV